One segment of Zymoseptoria tritici IPO323 chromosome 2, whole genome shotgun sequence DNA contains the following:
- a CDS encoding hard surface induced protein 3-like protein (Related to hard surface induced protein 3 (Chip3)), translating to MLDSAGAGTRHWTSQIAHLLHPRNLTLFRSTKEVNSQTGHLDGLRGVAAFIVFICHLAYSSHDVSIGWGYTGERQQETGNSYTQWLRLPIIRLVCDGDPAVAMFFLISGFALSWRPLKLAREQEWAKFARTLMGSTVKRWPRLFLPVLASTGFICLAVQLGLYDLTRGIAHDKTLLTVFQEPHPEAKANIFVMLGSWLHANWSLWEPFHWDRDAFLEYDIHLWTIPVELRASMGLFVTLLAVGGMKSNVRMAILAILIVVGCLKDNWAMMMFWAGALEAEIILSRQASSVPYHDVDKDSEPVQRSSTNSMFRGLILVLSLILMSEPFEPQDTYGWRALMPFIPSNFSEKRRFYTCIGSMICFHLLNSEPKVCAFFRSNFIQYLGRVSYGLYLVHGFIIHTFGYAMFSFVWRFTGVETAFAREIGFGIAAAVIIPCTLYVADVFHRGIDEPSVRLAKWIENQVIVAD from the coding sequence ATGCTGGACTCCGCCGGCGCGGGCACGCGACACTGGACCTCTCAAATcgcccacctcctccacccccgGAACCTCACCCTCTTCCGCTCCACCAAGGAAGTCAACTCTCAAACCGGCCACCTCGACGGCCTCCGCGGCGTCGCTgccttcatcgtcttcatctgcCATCTCGCATACTCCTCCCACGATGTCAGCATTGGTTGGGGATATACCGGCGAGCGACAGCAAGAGACGGGAAACTCGTATACGCAATGGCTGAGACTTCCCATCATTCGGCTGGTCTGCGATGGAGATCCGGCGGTGGCTATGTTCTTTTTGATATCAGGATTTGCGCTGAGTTGGAGGCCGCTTAAATTGGCGAGGGAGCAGGAGTGGGCGAAATTTGCGCGGACGTTGATGGGTAGCACGGTCAAGAGGTGGCCGAGATTGTTCTTGCCCGTCCTCGCGAGCACGGGATTTATCTGTCTGGCAGTACAACTGGGCCTATATGATCTGACCCGAGGCATTGCGCATGACAAGACGCTGCTCACGGTCTTTCAGGAACCCCACCCGGAAGCAAAGGCGAACATTTTTGTCATGCTGGGAAGCTGGTTGCATGCGAATTGGTCGCTGTGGGAGCCTTTCCACTGGGATCGAGACGCTTTTCTCGAGTATGACATTCACCTCTGGACGATTCCCGTGGAACTCCGCGCAAGTATGGGATTATTCGTCACACTACTTGCCGTCGGAGGGATGAAAAGCAATGTCCGCATGGCAATACTggccatcctcatcgtcgtggGTTGTCTCAAAGATAACTgggcgatgatgatgttCTGGGCCGGTGCGCTCGAAGCGGAGATCATCCTCTCGCGGCAGGCATCGTCCGTCCCATACCACGACGTGGACAAAGACTCGGAGCCTGTGCAACGGTCAAGCACGAACAGCATGTTCCGTGGTCTCATTCTGGTTCTCTCCCTAATCTTGATGTCGGAGCCTTTCGAACCTCAGGATACCTACGGCTGGCGCGCCCTCATGCCCTTCATACCATCCAACTTCTCTGAAAAGCGACGTTTCTACACTTGCATCGGATCGATGATTTGCTTTCATCTCCTCAACTCGGAGCCGAAGGTCTGCGCCTTCTTTCGGTCGAATTTCATACAGTATCTCGGTCGGGTCTCTTACGGACTGTACTTGGTCCATGGATTCATAATTCATACCTTCGGATATGCGATGTTCAGCTTCGTTTGGAGATTTACGGGCGTGGAGACGGCGTTCGCGCGGGAGATTGGCTTTGGCATTGCTGCGGCGGTGATCATTCCTTGTACGCTCTACGTGGCTGACGTCTTTCATCGAGGCATTGATGAGCCGAGTGTGAGATTGGCGAAATGGATTGAAAATCAAGTCATTGTTGCGGATTGA